A window of Nicotiana sylvestris chromosome 8, ASM39365v2, whole genome shotgun sequence genomic DNA:
gaagcgattGTAATtctgcagaagcggtaccgcatctgcgtattggaagtcgcagatgcggaacctggccattaagtgaaaagtcgcaggtgcgaccTTTGATCCGCAAAagaggaaccgcagatgcggaaatcgctgggcagaacatataaattcttgttttcgcgaaatttagccatttttcatctttttcaaaacgggaagaagcttggggaacacttttcaagagggattttcagaggagttcattggggtaaggtctttggtccctaaactcgttattggaatgaattttatcaatttaagcatgaaaaagtaaggaaaattagtggtaattggggggttggggcttgtctaattggagacctttgagtgatgatttgagggacaaaatgaggtccgattttggtacttttgatatgactgaactcatgagagtgcgagagttctggaaatataaattttacccgatttcgagatgtgggcccgaggggcatttcggtcattttacctaaattcgcgtattagcttagaatttctttgtagaatcagttacctgaagtgttatttacattatacaattgaattgaatagatttgggccatttcgAGACGATTattcgtggcaagagcgtggtatcagattgatttttgagccggttcgaggtaagtgacttgtctaaccttttgtgggggaccttccccttaggatttggtatatttggtaattgaaatgccttgtacgtgaggtgatgagtttgtacttgtgctaattattggaaatttgattttctttaagtaattactggtatgtttcctttcctgtttttattacttgcactattaagcctgttggtagcttaggaaagcatgtctaagtgacttaattgctttacttgctcaaactgccttacctgaattttgtgcagcatgctagactagaattactTGTTCGCCTTAATATGACattgccatttctgaatattttgctgttgctgctgtgtatttacattgggactacgaatgtgggattccggtagatcccctcccccttgcctgtttatttgggactatggatgtgggattccggtagatccatctgcacagttatatggaactaagagactgcacctggtagattcccccagtattgggtatttacatttgggggctacgaaacgggattccgatagatccccggcgcactataagttggactacgggacgacacccgggagatccactggacatttacatttgggggctacaggacggtatcctggtagatccccgattgctatctctgtgttgagctgtgttCCCTCGGTGATGACTttgcctctgttctagttgttgttactctttctattctatgttatttcttactgttgcacttaattatactgtcttgttctacactgttatactttgtattttatttaacctcagtagggccctgaccttcctcgtcactaccagaccgaggttaggcttggcacttattgagtaccgctgtggtgtactcatgccccttctgcgcatgtttttcatgtgaagatccaggtactttcactctgtcttatcatccttgaggcgatgCGCTTCTGTAGAGACATCGATGTATATCTGTCGCGTTCGCAGATCGTGGAGTccctttctgtaatagtatatcCCTTCAGTATTCCTCTTTTGGTTAGACGTTTctagagttagagcttcttatgtatctcttagcttgtgattcatgggtttccggattTTGAGAGAGgtatatatattggatttgagagttatattttgtatgccgagcggcacttttaaaacgctgttttattacattatttctattttaaattgtattcttccgcaaattggtttatcttatGCGTTTTAagcttacctaatcgtagagactaggtgccgtcacgatggttcatggagggcgaaccggggtcgtgataaGGACTAACAATTAATGCAGGAAACTCCAACATATATGCTGTTAATATGGAGACTCAGGAGATAGAGAGCTTATGTGAAATAACTGGCTATAGTAGAGGCAGTCTTCCATTCAAGTACCTAGATGTTCCAATATCATTGAATAAGCTATCAAAAATGGATTGTCAAGTACTAATAGATAAAATAATAACTAGAATAAGGAGTTGGGGTTCAAAGCACCTATCTTATGCCGGGAGAGTGCAAATGATTAATGCAATGTTGATGCATCTCCACACGTACCGAGCATCGAATTTTCTGCTTCCCAAAGCAGTGCTCAAAAGAATAACAACAATATGTTGTAACTATCTATGGGATGACAAGGTGGAAACAAATAGAAGACCATTAGTGGCCTGGGATATTGCTTGTAGGCCAAGGCAAGAGGGAGGGATAGGAATAAAGGACTGCATAGCATGGAACGAGGCATCAATAGGGAAATATGTTTGGGATATAACGACAAAGGCTGATTCTTTGTGGGTCAAATGGATCAACCATATATACTTAAAGAACACTGATTGGTGGCTATACAGTATACCACAAGATAGTAGCTAGTATTGGAAGAAAATTTTCCATATAAGAGACAAGCTTGAAGGGGTATATAATCAGGGAGGATGACAATCACAAATAGGTAGATATACAATCATGAAAGGGTACTCATGGTTGAAAGGAAATCTGGTCAAATGCCATTTGGGAAGATGGGTTTGGAATAAGCAAAATATTCCAAAACATAGCTTCATTTGTTGGCTGATTATGCAAAGAAAGCTGCTCACAAAGAATAGGCTAGCTCACAGAGGGATCAGTTCAGATGGCATATGTGTATTATGTGGAGAATCAATTGAACACTTGTTCTATGTGTGCCAATTTTCTAAATTGTGTATTACTGAAATTCTTCAGTGGTTAAAGATAAGAATCACAAACTATGAAGGGCAGCATCTATGGATAAGAGTAGGCAGGAAAATGAGAAGTAAACTAAGGAGGGAGTTCTCCTTTGTAGTATTGGCAGCATTGAACTACCACATATGGAAGGGGAGAAACGAAGCCTTATGGAAAAGTTCAGTGCCTAGACCAAGCAGGTTATGTGATCAAATCAAAAAGGAATGCAAAGTTCGTGTGATGGAGATAATCAACAAACGGAAGCGGGACAAGTATAAAAGATGGATAGAAGAAGTATATAGCTAGATAGGGGATAGAAATAAATACTACTTGTACAGAATAGGATACAAATAAATTTACTTGTGCTTAGCTGAGTAAGTACGAGAATTTATATATAGCAGGGTGCTAGAGTCGTTTTGTATTTCCTCATTATACTTGTTCTGGTGATGAATAAAAATTTTCATTCgaccaaaaaaattaaaattaactaCTACTATCTTTTTATGGATATAGCAATGTTGTGAAACACCTTTGAAAATATTGTCACTGACTTACTTAGGTACTAGAATATCTCTTAATTTGATTTGTGATCCTACTTGCTAAGTTGACAGTTATGTATATCTCTTTCTCTTTTTACAAATTACAATATACACATCAATTCATTAATGTAGTAATTCGTTGTTGGTTCATTCATTTATTCATTCATCCTTTGTAGTATGATTGAAGACTATGGTAGCATCCTTATCTCCGCGGCCGCTTAAATTAACAACCACTTTCTCACCATCCTCTAGAGTAGGGCAAAGTTTGTCAAGAAATGCAAGTGCGTGAGAAGCTTCCAAGGCTAGGAATATCCCTTCTAGCATGCACAACCGTTTATATGCTGCAACCACAAAAGTGAACAAACATTCATTAATGTTGAAAACTTGAATGGTTATGATTCCATCTTCCACAAAAGGTAATCAATTTACCTTCTAAGGCTTGTTCATCTGTGACAGTAGAAAACTCTGCGTGCCCGATATCTTTTAGAAAGCTAAGCTCTGGGCTAACACCTGGGTACTCTAATCTGCATATTCAACAATATTAATTGCATTAAATTTGGAAGGTTACATTGAATACTCATTTATAGCAAGGATAAGACTTAAATTATGTATAGCTAAcgttaaagattttttttaatatacTATCAATGATATAGTTTAAGCCGTGATAGAAAATAAGTTAGTCAATTTTATCAGGTTACCCATTAACGCATTAAGGATATTTACATATAATTACTTTATTGGTGatcttattaataaaaaaatatttttatcaatTGAACTTGGTTTATCAATCCACATATATGCTCCATGTCACTACAGGATGTGGTGGATTGGAAGAGATTCCTCCACCCTTAACTAGAGGTATTGAGTTCCTTCTAAATAGAAAAATTCCTTATAGGGAGTGCTTTTCCTATGCCAGCGGCTTAGTCAAAACATAAAAAGTAAACATGCAAAAAGGCAAAGGGAGtcaacatatattatatatatataaacatatttTTTTACCTATCTATGCAATGTAAATTTCTAGCAAAGGGGTATCAATTGACACCCTATGGCAAAGAATGGCTTCGCCACTGCCCTATACAACACGGATCTAAAGTAGCCGAGTGAGTTGATTACATATACCAGATGgctcaaaaaaaaaatgttcttTTATTCCTTACTTGAGCTGAAAATGACATTCTATATAATTGAGCTCTCTTGATTAAAATTATCCCTACGCTTAAAATTAAAGTGAAAACTTACCCCACACCTATTGAGTAAGGTCCAATAATTTGTCCTACCTCATCTTGTAACAGATAGCTCATTGCACCATGATAattatcgcctaaaattttaccggccCATAAAATAATTATCGCATCGTCATGACCGTTCCTCAGTTTTTAGTGTTtttgggccataaaactagaattccactCAATTCCCAGATTTTGTATACTATAACCCACGCTATTTGCATGGCCGAACCTGAATCACCTAAAATATCGCCTACGATTATACTCTCTgtgtcccaatttatgtgacgGTATTTAAATTTTGAGAGTTAAACGAATTATTCTTTGACCATAATTTTTGTGTGtttgaatattttaaattataaattATTGTGACTTATAGTATTTTTTACGTAATTTTTTATCTTAAAAAACTTAAGAGATACTACGTCCAAATAGCTTATCTCCAAGTTGTTAACCCAACTTCTAATCCCTTCTGACACTGCATCTTTAAAACTTCCTTTAACAGATTTCACCTGCATCAATATTCAAACATGTAAGGATTTTCATCTCTTTGTACTCCATATATAGACAAGTCCCAAGCAATAAATGGTCTTCTTTGACTAGGAGCTTTTAATAGGATAATTTTACATCTGATTACTGAACTTTTATTCACTATAATAATAAAATCATAAAATTATTTCTTTATCAGACCAGATGGTGAAACGTTTGGTGTCGAGTTACGGTATGACAACACCTTGCTACTTTTTAACTTCCCGAGTGACAAAGAACTAAGGCAAACACAACGTGGTGTAGGAAAATTTGACTTTCCATAATTATATTCGCTAAGTAATTTATACATAATTTAGTTActttaattagataaaaataaatttatGACTTTACTATTACATTCTCTCTATTTCAATTTATATAACCAATTATTCTTTAAatataattatttctttttaaaaaacatTAAATTATTAATTGTTGTGACTTAAAGTAAATTTTTACGCAGTTTTCAAATGTGtaagttttataatttttaaaaacttAAAGACTTTACGTTCAAATACAAGATCAAAATACAGAGATAATTTTGTGATAGAAGAAGTACCTTTGCACCAAGATGCTTCATCAAGAGTACATTAGAAGGTCGTCTCTCCATATCTAAGCTTCCCATGAATACAGTACACTCCAATGAGAGTTTAGCACAGGCAGCCGCCGTCGCGACGCCATGCTGGACAGCACCGGTGGCTGCTATGATATTTTTACAGTCCATGCGCTTAGCCAACATTGTTTGTGCAATAGCGTTATTGATCTTGTGTGCTCCAACATGGTTCAAATCTTCTCTTTTTAGATAGATGTCTGGCCcttttcccctatttctgctctTGTAGTGATCTATTAGTCTCTCAGCGAAGTATAAAGGAGTTTCACGGCCTACGTAGTCCCTTAGTGCAACTTCGAGCTCCATCTGCATAAAAACTTttatatgttgttagtttaaaATATTGCTAGTCAAGAGTTTCTAGTAATTCTGTTAGGTTAAACCACCTCAAAGATACTCTTAACATAGTGAGACATTGTCTGCTTTAGGTTAAACCTGCACGGTTTTTTCCAAAAACCCTCACATCATCAAGAGATCCCTACACTTATATATAAGGCTCACAATCTTTTTAGCTACTAATGTGGAACTTTATTCGCATGTCCAACAATCTCCCCCTCGAACTAAGTTACACGTGGCTACTATCACAATCCATGGGTCAATTTACGTGATTCATTGTGTGCCATGCACATTTTTAGAGTATTTATGGCAATCGAAGCCTGCTACTAGCTTCTTTTTGAGTGTACGTCTCCAAACCGAGCCTCGCATCATCACTTTGTAATCGTCATGCTCCTACTAATTCTGGGCTCTGATAATAGTTGTTCAGCTAAATTAGCCCAAGGATACTCATGGGAAACAACTCTCTAGAACTGTGTAGGAGTACGTGAAAACGTATAAAAAAATAGTTACATGTACAAGTAAGGGAATTTAAGAAAAACCTGGAACTGAGGGTCATGCAAAGCAGAGTTGAATTCGTAATCAAGCTTTGTTAAAGAAGATATAAGCGTCTCAGGTACGAACTTTCCACCAAAAATCCCAAACTTTTCATTGCTAAATATTGCTCTCTTTTTTTCATGGTAAGCAAGCTTCCCTTGTAACTCAGTAACTTGGCTCGGGCCAGTAGCTACAGAAAATATAGCAAATTTTCCACTCCATTTTCTGCTATATGACAATCTTGGCTCACCAGATGTAGCAAATTTTGCTTGACCAAAAATAACTTCGATGTTACATGCCATAATGTCttttctcaaaaagaaaaatttgttctGGCAGTATAAGAAACAAGAATGAACAAGAACTTAAGGCTGCTAATATAATGAGAACTTCAAGCCGCCGCCgacgacgacaacaacaacaataacaaagacAATATAATCCCACAAAGTGGGGTTTGGGAGTGGTAGAGTGTACACACACCTTACTCCTACCTTGTGatggtagagagactgtttccaataaATCCACTACTCAGGATAAAAGTAAAAGAATCAAATACAATACGTTGTAGCATCAACAAGATAAGGTGATAAGGTGGGATATTGAGATCTTCAAGGGGACCAAGGTTGTTGAAGTAGCATAGGGTTGCCTGAAATTGTACATAGACTATAGCTTTAGTTAAATAGCCTC
This region includes:
- the LOC104230843 gene encoding tryptophan synthase beta chain 1-like → MACNIEVIFGQAKFATSGEPRLSYSRKWSGKFAIFSVATGPSQVTELQGKLAYHEKKRAIFSNEKFGIFGGKFVPETLISSLTKLDYEFNSALHDPQFQMELEVALRDYVGRETPLYFAERLIDHYKSRNRGKGPDIYLKREDLNHVGAHKINNAIAQTMLAKRMDCKNIIAATGAVQHGVATAAACAKLSLECTVFMGSLDMERRPSNVLLMKHLGAKVKSVKGSFKDAVSEGIRSWVNNLEISYLDVVSLKFFKIKNYVKNTIKLRNGHDDAIIILWAGKILGDNYHGAMSYLLQDEVGQIIGPYSIGVGLEYPGVSPELSFLKDIGHAEFSTVTDEQALEAYKRLCMLEGIFLALEASHALAFLDKLCPTLEDGEKVVVNLSGRGDKDATIVFNHTTKDE